The following proteins are encoded in a genomic region of Lachnospiraceae bacterium KM106-2:
- a CDS encoding methyl-accepting chemotaxis protein, which produces MIDDASKLVTRELNNYSVITQTIASNPNISDPNESWEDKKAKLLSIIEANKTNCQISSIGYINADGYLRSTDGYENDVKDREYVINGMKGDLYISSPSFNTATNKLIIFFGAPIYDGDKITGFLTCTFDASFLSEIIESIKYYSLGTSYIINNSGTVIASHNYEEVSNAYNLIEEAKKDTSLSGIAKIQEKMIKGEKGIDSFSNGTKKYAVYAPIDQSSGWSIAFEVPAEDLNKDIISLRKWITLGIFIGMILLSALVISFAVKIGNGLINVKELIEQFADGNFNLQIPEKSLNRKSEFGDICRAIQKSSDATRSVLNTVKDNAALLEERSNELQNISSEISEHSNVINVSMTEAAAGNSSQAMTISTIDSMMESLSANITMINDQIKQINNITNSTEQDIKVSRTDMETLNSSLGSFNQVFHNFYSEVGTINTQIASITAITEAIKEIASQTNLLALNASIESARAGESGRGFAVVAGEIGHLAEECERSITQIDSLIGTVLDGCNFIMKSTDDMNRSVEDQQAKITDTLKSFEKMTDAIGEIIPMTNSIAKISNDSIVKRNEMADMIQDVSAASEELAATTEEVSATTDEFLASSQTIETASNTLTEVVSQLNHELTAFHL; this is translated from the coding sequence ATGATTGATGATGCTTCTAAGTTAGTAACACGTGAACTTAATAATTATTCCGTAATTACACAAACAATTGCTAGTAACCCCAACATATCTGATCCAAATGAATCATGGGAAGATAAAAAAGCAAAACTTCTATCTATTATAGAAGCAAACAAAACTAACTGCCAAATTTCAAGTATCGGCTATATCAACGCCGACGGCTACCTTCGTTCAACAGATGGATACGAAAACGATGTAAAAGATCGCGAATATGTGATCAATGGTATGAAAGGTGATCTTTATATCAGTAGTCCATCTTTTAATACTGCAACAAATAAGCTGATCATCTTCTTCGGGGCTCCGATTTATGATGGCGATAAGATTACCGGTTTCTTAACATGTACGTTTGATGCTTCGTTCTTATCAGAAATCATCGAATCAATCAAATACTACTCATTAGGAACTTCTTATATTATCAACAACTCTGGAACTGTTATTGCTTCTCACAACTATGAAGAGGTTTCAAATGCATATAATTTAATCGAAGAAGCAAAGAAAGACACTTCTCTTTCTGGTATTGCTAAAATTCAAGAGAAAATGATCAAAGGCGAAAAAGGTATTGATTCCTTCTCCAATGGCACTAAAAAATATGCCGTTTACGCGCCAATCGATCAATCAAGTGGCTGGTCAATTGCCTTTGAAGTACCCGCGGAGGACCTTAACAAAGACATTATATCATTAAGAAAATGGATCACCTTAGGCATTTTCATCGGAATGATCCTGTTAAGTGCTCTTGTAATTAGTTTTGCCGTTAAGATCGGTAATGGACTGATCAACGTAAAAGAACTGATCGAACAGTTTGCAGATGGAAACTTCAATTTACAAATTCCAGAAAAATCACTCAACAGAAAATCTGAATTCGGTGATATCTGTCGCGCGATTCAAAAGAGTTCTGATGCGACACGCTCAGTATTAAATACCGTAAAAGATAACGCAGCACTATTAGAGGAAAGGTCAAACGAGTTACAAAACATTTCATCTGAAATCAGTGAACACTCTAATGTGATCAATGTTTCCATGACAGAAGCTGCTGCCGGAAATTCCAGCCAAGCAATGACTATTTCTACAATTGATAGCATGATGGAATCACTTTCTGCTAATATTACAATGATCAATGATCAAATCAAACAAATCAACAATATTACAAATTCTACGGAACAGGACATCAAAGTCAGCCGTACGGATATGGAAACATTAAATAGCTCACTTGGTTCCTTTAATCAAGTATTCCATAACTTCTACTCAGAAGTAGGAACGATCAATACACAAATTGCTTCCATTACAGCCATTACGGAAGCGATCAAAGAAATCGCAAGCCAGACAAACCTTCTCGCATTAAATGCATCTATCGAATCTGCTCGTGCTGGTGAATCCGGAAGAGGATTTGCTGTTGTTGCAGGTGAAATCGGTCACTTAGCAGAAGAATGCGAACGAAGCATTACTCAGATCGATTCTCTCATCGGAACCGTACTTGATGGCTGTAACTTCATCATGAAATCTACCGATGACATGAATCGAAGCGTTGAAGACCAACAAGCCAAGATCACAGATACCTTAAAATCATTTGAAAAGATGACAGATGCAATCGGTGAGATCATTCCTATGACAAATTCAATTGCTAAGATTTCAAACGATAGTATTGTAAAACGAAATGAAATGGCTGATATGATCCAGGATGTAAGTGCCGCTTCGGAAGAGCTTGCTGCTACAACAGAAGAAGTAAGTGCTACAACGGATGAATTCCTAGCATCCAGCCAGACAATCGAAACTGCTTCCAATACTTTAACAGAAGTTGTTTCTCAATTAAATCATGAATTAACTGCATTCCACCTATAA
- a CDS encoding hemerythrin gives MPVMKQEYYTGIERIDEEHKLLFEIAGEAIDLLNNEFISDKYDNFVAIIDELILYSKNHFAHEEAYMEKIQYERLYSQKLDHKKFILMLEMLDPNKLDEEESQEALLKELVDLISWLVSHIVIKDKMIPNVEK, from the coding sequence ATGCCAGTAATGAAACAAGAATATTATACCGGTATCGAACGAATTGATGAGGAACACAAATTATTATTTGAAATTGCAGGGGAGGCAATTGATCTACTAAATAATGAATTTATATCTGATAAATATGATAATTTTGTTGCAATTATTGATGAATTAATTTTGTATTCAAAAAATCATTTTGCCCATGAAGAGGCATATATGGAAAAAATTCAATATGAGAGACTCTATTCACAGAAGCTAGATCATAAAAAATTTATCCTTATGCTAGAGATGTTAGATCCCAATAAGCTAGATGAAGAAGAGTCACAAGAAGCTTTATTAAAAGAGTTAGTGGACCTGATTAGCTGGTTGGTTTCTCATATTGTGATAAAAGATAAAATGATTCCCAATGTAGAGAAATAG
- a CDS encoding multiple sugar ABC transporter, ATP-binding protein, giving the protein MSKIILKNIAKKYSKDHAVVRDVNLEIKDQEFLILVGPSGCGKSTTLRMIAGLEEITEGELWIDNKFSNFIDPKDRDLAMVFQNYALYPHMTVYDNLAFSLSIRKIPKKEIRQRVLEIAKILEIEHLLKRKPAELSGGQKQRVAIGSAIIRKPKAFLMDEPLSNLDAKLRNQMRVELAKLHKLLKTTIIYVTHDQVEAMTLGTRIVVMKDGVIQQIAPPDVLYDQPANKFVAGFIGTIPINFLSGSLEQEKADRYLRIGEIQYKLPDHIKLLMGRAENGPVCVGVRAENIKFQGLVNLPEKKAYLTATVVQKELLGAEAILYVQMNETQIAMKISPYTEVQKGDLVYFTIDCSKIKLFDCETEESILN; this is encoded by the coding sequence GTGTCAAAAATTATTCTAAAGAATATAGCCAAAAAATATAGTAAAGATCATGCGGTAGTACGTGATGTTAATTTAGAGATTAAAGATCAAGAATTTCTAATCTTAGTTGGTCCATCAGGCTGTGGAAAATCCACAACATTACGTATGATCGCTGGATTAGAGGAGATTACAGAAGGAGAGTTGTGGATTGATAATAAATTTTCTAATTTTATTGATCCCAAAGATCGTGATCTGGCCATGGTATTCCAAAATTATGCCTTATACCCTCATATGACAGTATATGATAATCTTGCATTTTCTCTCAGTATCCGAAAAATTCCCAAAAAAGAGATTCGGCAAAGGGTTTTAGAAATTGCTAAGATTCTAGAAATAGAGCATTTATTGAAAAGAAAGCCAGCGGAATTGTCAGGGGGACAAAAACAGAGGGTGGCGATCGGAAGTGCGATCATTCGTAAGCCAAAAGCATTTTTGATGGATGAACCACTCTCCAATTTGGATGCAAAGCTACGAAACCAAATGAGAGTGGAGCTTGCAAAATTACATAAGTTATTAAAGACGACTATCATTTATGTTACACATGATCAAGTAGAGGCTATGACATTGGGAACAAGGATTGTAGTCATGAAAGACGGAGTAATACAACAGATTGCTCCACCAGATGTGCTTTATGACCAACCTGCAAATAAGTTTGTAGCTGGATTTATTGGTACGATACCAATTAATTTTCTAAGTGGATCGTTGGAACAAGAGAAAGCAGATCGTTACTTAAGGATTGGAGAAATCCAATATAAACTTCCAGATCATATAAAACTATTAATGGGAAGGGCGGAGAATGGTCCAGTATGTGTAGGGGTAAGAGCGGAGAATATTAAGTTTCAGGGATTAGTAAACCTACCAGAAAAGAAAGCGTATTTAACAGCAACCGTAGTTCAAAAGGAGTTACTTGGTGCAGAAGCTATTTTATATGTGCAGATGAATGAGACACAGATCGCCATGAAGATATCGCCTTATACAGAAGTACAGAAGGGGGATTTAGTCTACTTCACCATTGATTGTTCCAAGATTAAGTTATTTGATTGCGAAACAGAAGAAAGTATTTTGAATTAG
- a CDS encoding glycerol-3-phosphate ABC transporter, permease protein UgpA: MKEITQKLKRGEGYAYLLPSLLIFAIFLFYPFFKTIYLSLYKTNKLGQAKLFVGLGNYKELFASSSFYNSLFVTLVFVVIVVIGSMAIGLLTAMLCNKAFPGIRIFSTAYALPMAIASSSVAMIFKIILNPSIGLINKVLGLDINWLSEQKYALICVALITAWLNSGINFLYFSAGLSNIDETIYERASVDGANGLQKFFRLTLPSLSPIMFYTIVVNIIQAFQSFGQIKLLTQGGPVESTNVMVYSIYRDAFFNYRFGSAAAQSVILFAIIMILTLLMFRAEKKGVKYE, encoded by the coding sequence ATGAAAGAAATAACGCAAAAGCTCAAGCGAGGAGAAGGATATGCATATTTGCTACCATCATTATTAATCTTTGCAATCTTTTTATTTTATCCATTTTTTAAGACAATTTATTTAAGTTTATATAAGACCAATAAGTTAGGACAAGCAAAGTTATTTGTTGGTCTTGGAAATTATAAAGAGTTATTTGCATCATCCTCTTTTTATAACAGCTTATTTGTGACATTAGTTTTTGTAGTGATCGTAGTCATCGGAAGCATGGCAATTGGTTTATTAACCGCAATGCTATGCAACAAAGCGTTTCCGGGCATTCGTATTTTCAGTACAGCATATGCACTTCCGATGGCAATTGCATCAAGTTCTGTCGCAATGATCTTTAAGATAATTCTGAACCCATCTATTGGATTGATCAATAAAGTACTCGGTTTGGATATTAACTGGTTGAGTGAGCAAAAGTATGCATTGATCTGTGTGGCATTGATTACTGCCTGGTTAAATAGTGGAATCAACTTTTTATATTTCTCAGCAGGATTGAGCAATATTGATGAGACAATCTATGAGCGGGCATCTGTAGATGGTGCAAACGGATTGCAAAAATTCTTTCGTCTTACCCTTCCGTCCTTGAGCCCGATCATGTTTTATACCATCGTTGTTAATATTATTCAAGCATTCCAATCATTTGGACAGATTAAATTATTGACACAAGGCGGACCAGTGGAAAGTACTAACGTTATGGTCTATTCCATTTATCGAGATGCATTCTTTAACTATCGATTTGGTAGCGCGGCAGCCCAATCAGTTATCCTATTTGCAATTATTATGATACTAACATTACTTATGTTCCGAGCTGAGAAGAAAGGAGTGAAATACGAATGA
- a CDS encoding glycerol-3-phosphate ABC transporter, permease protein UgpE, whose product MNQVAEVEIDSSLLGNESIETMKQKQINQARIKRKVKTATLVIINLIVVSIVLFPLIYAICISIMPSGELFSTTSSIFPKNPTIENYQQALEKVPLFQFILNSFIVAGCITFGQIISCSLAAFSFTFLEFKGKKVLFAIVMATMMVPGEATIISNYLTVSGWQWLDSYKVLIIPYLTSAMGIFLFRQFYMTFPKSLWEAAKLDGCGNLRFIRKILVPLTKSAVGAMAVYTFINAWNMYMWPLLVTGSNQMRTVQIGISMLDSTDSQSITMMVAGVVMIIVPSISIFIIGQKQLIHGMFSGAVKG is encoded by the coding sequence ATGAATCAAGTAGCTGAGGTGGAAATCGATTCATCGTTATTAGGCAATGAATCAATTGAAACAATGAAACAAAAGCAGATTAATCAAGCGCGAATTAAACGAAAAGTAAAAACAGCGACGTTAGTGATCATCAATCTTATTGTAGTCTCTATCGTGTTATTTCCACTTATCTATGCCATTTGTATCTCGATCATGCCATCGGGGGAACTCTTTTCTACGACAAGCAGTATCTTTCCAAAGAATCCGACAATAGAAAATTATCAGCAGGCATTAGAGAAAGTACCGTTATTTCAATTTATCCTGAATTCATTTATTGTAGCAGGATGTATTACTTTTGGGCAGATCATATCTTGTTCCTTAGCAGCATTTTCATTTACCTTCCTTGAATTTAAAGGAAAGAAAGTGTTATTTGCGATCGTCATGGCAACGATGATGGTTCCTGGAGAGGCAACGATCATCTCTAACTACTTAACGGTAAGTGGATGGCAGTGGTTAGATTCTTATAAAGTATTGATCATTCCATATTTAACATCGGCGATGGGAATATTCCTATTCCGTCAATTTTATATGACATTTCCTAAGTCTTTATGGGAAGCAGCTAAACTAGATGGCTGCGGTAATCTTCGATTTATCAGAAAAATTTTAGTACCACTGACTAAGTCAGCAGTTGGAGCTATGGCAGTTTATACCTTTATCAATGCATGGAATATGTATATGTGGCCATTATTAGTAACCGGATCGAATCAGATGCGAACGGTTCAGATTGGTATCAGTATGTTAGATAGCACTGATTCCCAGTCGATCACGATGATGGTGGCAGGAGTTGTTATGATCATTGTTCCGTCTATTTCTATTTTTATTATTGGGCAGAAACAGTTGATCCATGGTATGTTCAGTGGAGCCGTTAAAGGCTGA
- a CDS encoding glycerol-3-phosphate ABC transporter, periplasmic glycerol-3-phosphate-binding protein has product MKKRIIAMVLCLVCIISSLTGCGSKGKSNSGSKSQENGSTAVKAAEKSDTEGTTITFWHSMGGVNGDAINALIKKFNEENKSGITVKAEYQGTYDDAINK; this is encoded by the coding sequence ATGAAAAAAAGAATCATTGCAATGGTACTATGTCTTGTTTGTATCATTAGCTCATTAACGGGTTGTGGAAGTAAGGGAAAGAGTAATTCAGGAAGTAAGAGTCAGGAAAATGGAAGTACAGCTGTAAAAGCAGCTGAAAAGTCAGATACAGAAGGAACAACAATTACCTTTTGGCATTCCATGGGTGGTGTAAATGGAGATGCGATCAATGCATTGATCAAAAAATTTAACGAAGAGAATAAATCCGGTATTACTGTAAAAGCAGAGTACCAGGGAACTTACGATGATGCGATCAATAAATAG
- a CDS encoding glycerol-3-phosphate ABC transporter, periplasmic glycerol-3-phosphate-binding protein, which yields MGNMGADLVQIYDIGTRFMIDSGWVVPMQDLIDQDGYDSSKIEENIRAYYTIDNKLYSMPFNSSTPILYYNKDIFKKAGIKDVPTSLAGIEKISKQLMDKGGAKEAIAIGIYGWFFEEFLSKQGLTYADNGNGRKDTASKVEFDSNNGGLNIVKAWKSLVDKGYAKNDGRSDETAIANFSAGQAAMTVGSTASLAQILTDVDGKFEVGTAYYPSITDSDQGGVSIGGASLWAIDNKDDAKKKATWEFVKFLISSESQAYWNTKTGYFPVTTAAHDEQVFKDNITKYPQFKTAIDQLHNSKPEYAGALLSVFPEARQTVETEIENMVNGKQSEADTVKSMADQINKSIKEYNLLNK from the coding sequence ATGGGTAATATGGGTGCAGATTTAGTACAGATATACGATATCGGAACTAGATTCATGATTGATTCTGGATGGGTAGTTCCTATGCAGGATCTGATCGATCAGGATGGTTATGATTCCTCTAAGATTGAAGAAAATATCAGAGCTTATTATACAATTGATAATAAATTATATTCTATGCCATTCAACTCATCAACTCCAATTCTTTATTACAACAAAGATATTTTCAAAAAGGCTGGAATCAAAGATGTGCCAACTAGTTTAGCAGGTATTGAGAAAATTAGTAAGCAGCTTATGGATAAAGGCGGAGCAAAAGAAGCAATTGCAATTGGTATCTATGGATGGTTCTTTGAAGAGTTTTTATCAAAACAAGGATTAACTTACGCAGATAACGGAAATGGTAGAAAAGATACGGCATCTAAAGTTGAATTTGATAGTAACAATGGTGGATTAAATATCGTAAAAGCTTGGAAGTCTTTAGTGGATAAAGGATATGCTAAAAACGATGGTAGAAGTGATGAGACAGCAATTGCTAATTTCTCAGCTGGACAGGCTGCTATGACAGTTGGTTCAACAGCTTCTTTAGCACAGATACTTACGGATGTTGATGGTAAATTCGAAGTTGGAACAGCTTATTATCCTTCTATTACAGATTCTGATCAAGGCGGTGTTTCCATTGGTGGTGCTTCACTTTGGGCAATCGATAATAAGGATGATGCAAAGAAGAAAGCAACTTGGGAATTTGTGAAATTCTTAATTTCTTCAGAGTCACAGGCTTATTGGAATACAAAGACAGGATATTTTCCAGTGACAACAGCTGCACATGATGAGCAAGTATTTAAAGATAATATTACAAAATATCCTCAGTTTAAAACAGCGATCGATCAATTACATAACTCCAAACCAGAATATGCGGGAGCATTATTAAGTGTATTCCCAGAAGCAAGACAGACCGTTGAGACTGAAATTGAAAATATGGTGAATGGAAAACAATCAGAGGCAGATACAGTAAAGAGTATGGCAGACCAGATTAATAAATCAATTAAGGAATATAATTTACTAAATAAATAG
- a CDS encoding glycerophosphoryl diester phosphodiesterase has translation MGFEIWGHRGASAYETENTLEAFELAIHQGADGIELDVQLTKDNQLVVFHDETLLRVAKREGYIKDYTLQELKQIRLPLKQGEGSTTIPTLREVYELVKPYQLKINVELKTSIFPYEGIEKLVLQETKEMGLEDRVIYSSFNHHTLLRLKEFNSLVKTGMLCSDVIVDLKSYVKKIQVDAIHPIGFQLLMPEVAEDMKQAMIDINVWTVNKSEDMINLWNMQQVTSIITNYPDIAIKVREELER, from the coding sequence ATGGGATTCGAGATTTGGGGACACCGTGGTGCCTCAGCATATGAGACCGAAAATACTTTGGAGGCATTCGAGTTAGCAATTCATCAGGGGGCAGATGGAATTGAATTGGATGTGCAGCTGACAAAGGATAATCAGTTAGTAGTATTTCATGATGAGACACTTTTAAGAGTAGCTAAGAGAGAAGGATATATTAAGGATTATACATTACAGGAATTAAAGCAGATCAGGCTTCCACTAAAACAAGGTGAGGGAAGTACCACGATTCCAACCTTACGGGAGGTCTATGAGCTGGTAAAACCATATCAGCTTAAGATCAATGTGGAATTGAAGACAAGTATTTTCCCATATGAGGGAATTGAGAAATTAGTTTTACAGGAGACAAAAGAAATGGGATTAGAGGACAGGGTTATTTACTCATCTTTTAATCACCATACATTACTTCGATTAAAAGAATTTAATTCGTTAGTAAAAACGGGGATGCTATGTTCAGATGTTATTGTAGATTTAAAGAGTTATGTTAAGAAGATTCAAGTGGATGCAATTCATCCAATTGGTTTCCAATTGCTCATGCCAGAGGTGGCAGAAGATATGAAACAGGCGATGATCGATATTAATGTATGGACCGTGAATAAAAGTGAAGATATGATCAATCTCTGGAATATGCAGCAGGTAACCAGCATTATTACAAACTATCCTGATATAGCAATAAAAGTACGAGAAGAGCTAGAAAGGTAA
- a CDS encoding hypothetical NagD-like phosphatase, protein MILETEKKLFLLDIDGTICIGAEWIPGAKEFLSEIRESGAEFVFITNNTTRGVSEYITWFQQQGVPTDPSNYMTASMVTTRYMKEQRREELYYVLGTPALIRELKRQGIPVTTNAADSRITTVCISYDNTLTYDKLTDVCRLLTNPNISYIATNQDLTCPIEFGYVPDCGSICQMVGNATNRIPRYLGKPGKSMIEYALQEHQCEKEDAIIVGDRLYTDIASGNRSNVDTVLVLTGESKVGDIVNSEHKPTFILNSIREIRNKNVKSQIIA, encoded by the coding sequence ATGATCTTAGAGACAGAAAAGAAATTATTTTTACTTGATATTGATGGAACAATCTGTATTGGAGCGGAATGGATACCAGGAGCAAAAGAGTTTTTGAGTGAGATCAGAGAATCTGGTGCTGAGTTCGTATTTATAACAAATAATACAACGAGGGGAGTATCAGAATATATTACTTGGTTTCAACAGCAGGGAGTTCCTACTGATCCATCTAACTATATGACAGCATCTATGGTTACAACTAGATATATGAAAGAACAAAGGAGAGAAGAGCTATACTATGTACTCGGAACACCAGCGCTGATTCGAGAGCTAAAGAGACAAGGAATTCCAGTTACAACAAATGCAGCAGATTCTAGAATTACTACAGTATGTATTAGTTATGATAATACATTGACTTATGATAAGCTAACAGACGTCTGTCGTTTACTCACAAATCCTAATATATCATATATCGCAACAAATCAGGATCTTACTTGTCCAATTGAGTTTGGTTATGTCCCAGACTGTGGTTCAATCTGTCAAATGGTAGGAAATGCAACAAACAGAATTCCACGTTATTTAGGCAAGCCCGGTAAGAGTATGATTGAATATGCATTACAAGAACATCAGTGTGAGAAGGAAGATGCAATCATTGTTGGTGATCGACTCTATACAGATATCGCTAGCGGCAATCGAAGTAACGTTGACACAGTATTAGTTCTTACAGGGGAGAGTAAGGTTGGTGATATTGTGAACTCAGAGCATAAACCAACGTTTATTTTGAATAGTATTCGAGAGATTCGTAATAAGAATGTAAAAAGCCAGATAATAGCATAA